DNA from Flavobacteriales bacterium:
ACCACCGTGTCTAATTGTGGCAAAACGAGATTATTGTCGTAGAATCCGTGCAGAAGCTTATAACGTTCTGCGTGCGTTTTATTCAGCAACGAATCGTTGAGTGGTATGCCCATCTGTTGCCGAATGGTCTGCGCCTCCGCAAAGCCGAAGGAAAGCAAAAGGAAGATCAGAATTCGAAGCACGGTTCTCGGGTTGCCAAAATGGACTGGCGATAAATACAACGCTATTTAACCGTGTTGAATAATGCCAGAACCAATCAAGCTACTAAGTAACTCTATTCGCTGGTATTTTAGACTGCGATGTGTGGTACAAGAACGCCACGATGGATATCAACCAAAATAAATGTCAAACCACCAAAATAAATGACGCACTCGCGCTGTGTCTCAGTATTGACGCAGGTTTCAGCGAAAAAAAACCGGACACTCCCTGAAAAATTGGAAGTATCCGGTTGGGTGGTACCAGCTGGGGTCGAACCAGCGACACACGGATTTTCAGTCCGTTGCTCTACCAACTGAGCTATGGTACCTCTTTTGAGGGCTGCAAATGTAAAAATATTTCGAATTCAACATAGGCAATTTTAATATCCGAAAAGTGGGTTCGCTACCTTTACACACGAATGAACTTGGCAATTGACATCGGAAACTCACGGATCAAGTGGGCGCGTTTTGATCATAAGGACGTGATAGAATCAGGAATGACGCCTGAATCGGACCTGAATGCACTCATGTCGTTGATCACATTTCACGCAGAAGATGACATCACCATTTCGAGCGTGATTCAACTATCATCTGATTTTGCATCTTTCTGCCAGTCTAAAAATGCCTTGATGATCAACTCAAGCACTCCTGTTCCGATCGTTAATAAATATAGTTCGCCAACAACCTTGGGAATTGATAGACTATGTGCAGCCATAGGCGCCAAAAGCTTATTTCCAGGCAGTCCGGTTCTCTCCATTGACATTGGCACCTGTATCAAATATGAATTCATAACAGCAAATGGCGAATACGAAGGCGGAAATATTTCTCCTGGCCTTCAAATGAGATTCGCCTCACTGAACAATTACACTTCCAAACTGCCAGCGCTTAAACCAGAGAAAATAAATGGCCCCATTGGTCGTTCGACCAATGATGCGCTGAGATTAGGCGTTCAGCAAGGAATGATGTTTGAAATTCAGGCAATGATCGAGACCATGCAAACGTTACATCCAAACTTAAAAACGGTAGGAACCGGTGGCGATCTACCCTTTTTTGTAAATGAACTTAAAACTCACATCTTTGCGGATCTTTTGCTCGTCCTACGAGGCATAAATGAAATTTACCTACATAATTCCTAGCTCGGCCATCCGAACACTGATAGTCTTTGTCCTATGCGGATGGAGTCTTTCTGCGGTAAGTCAACCTGCAAACAATTCTCCCTACGCCAGATATGGACTAGGCAATTTGAACAACGGCTCCAACATCCGCTCTTCTGGCATTGGTGGAATGAGCATTGCTATGCGTGAGGACAGCATCCCGTATCTGGTCAACTTCCAGAATCCGGCATCTTATACATCCATCGGATTTACAGCTTTTGATGTGGCAGTTTATGGCAACATTGCTACAATCTCTTCAGCTACTGCATCACAAAATGTGAACAGGGCAAATCTTGCCTATTTCGCATTCGGATTTCCGGTCACAAAATGGTGGGGCGGTGCTTTCGGACTTCGTGAATTCAGCAGTGTGAATTATTCTGCAACCGATTCTAATGTTGACACAACAGGCGCATTCGGAACAGACGTTGGGGATGAATTCAAATATGATTACAAATTCCAAGGAAATGGAGGCATCAATCAGTTCTTCGTAGGTGTGGGCCTCAAACCTTTCAAGAATTTTTCTGTCGGAATCAACGCTTCCTACCTGTTCGGAAGGATAAACCGAATCCAGCGATTGGAATTCAGCGATGCCAATTATTTCAATGTGAAAACAGAACGATACACGGATGTTGGCGGATTTTATGTCGATTACGGACTTCAATATACTTTGGCTGTAAAGGGTGGGAAAGACGTTCTGACCTTTGGATCAACCTTCGCGCACCCGATGAAAGTGAGAGCAAACAGCACCTTGCTTGGTCGCACTTACACGCTCACTACTTATGGAGAAGACCTTCATAGAGACACGGTCATTTATAACGTCATTAAAGGTGGTAGCATAACCATGCCATGGAAATATGGCTTTGGTGTAAGTTGGAAAAAGGGAGAGAAATGGCTTTTTGGTGTAGAGCATTCGCAAGAACTTTGGAGTACCTATAAAGACGCCTATGGCAAAAATGATTCGCTTGCAGATGCCTGGAAAACATCCGCAGGAATTGAATTCAAACCTTCTGTTCCAGAAACCAATCGTGGATTTTTCGCCTACTTCGGTAAGATGCATTATCGCATTGGCGGATATTATTCCATGAGCCAATACAAGCTCAAAGGAGTACAACTTCCACAATATGGCATGACTCTTGGCTTTGGGTTCCCAATGAGAAGAATCAGAGCAGGAGGAAACAAGTACGTGCAGAGTATGATAAACTTTGCAGTAGAATGGGGACAACGCGGTACTACAAGCCGTTCGCTTCTACTCGAAAACTACTGGAACTTCAAACTTGGATTCACTTTAAACGATAGATGGTTTATTAAACGCAAATACGAATGATCATGAAACAAAACAGTTCTACACTTACCAACATCCTGATGCTTGTTCTTGTACAACTGCTGCTT
Protein-coding regions in this window:
- a CDS encoding type III pantothenate kinase, with translation MNLAIDIGNSRIKWARFDHKDVIESGMTPESDLNALMSLITFHAEDDITISSVIQLSSDFASFCQSKNALMINSSTPVPIVNKYSSPTTLGIDRLCAAIGAKSLFPGSPVLSIDIGTCIKYEFITANGEYEGGNISPGLQMRFASLNNYTSKLPALKPEKINGPIGRSTNDALRLGVQQGMMFEIQAMIETMQTLHPNLKTVGTGGDLPFFVNELKTHIFADLLLVLRGINEIYLHNS